A single Triticum dicoccoides isolate Atlit2015 ecotype Zavitan chromosome 2A, WEW_v2.0, whole genome shotgun sequence DNA region contains:
- the LOC119356166 gene encoding nudix hydrolase 8-like isoform X1, giving the protein MESCSLVDTAGAAALCSTPGGRRRGRAGSAARFFNCPGSSREHGVSASYSIGRMLSGVRSAARRKLFRSEPEWMGVNWPDSTGHHWWTTLENNFVLEASEDEYSGVVVDADRLPADGAAFARSLAASLSYWQSVGKKGVWLKLPVDRSEFVPIAVKEGFKYHHAEEAYLMLTYWIPDEPSLLPANASHQVGVGGFVINDQMEVLVVQEKYRGWALDGVWKLPTGFIQESEEIYTGAIREVQEETGVDTEFVDVVAFRHAHNVAFQKSDLFFICMLRPLSSAIKIDETEIQAAKWMPLEEFVKQPFIQEDHMFQKIMDICIQRLRKCYCGLTAHNVVSKFDGRQSTLYYNVGEPEDVNCDAA; this is encoded by the exons ATGGAGAGCTGCAGCTTGGTCGACACGGCCGGCGCCGCCGCTCTCTGCTCCACGCCGGGCGGGCGCCGCCGCGGCCGCGCCGGCAGCGCCGCGAGGTTCTTCAACTGCCCCGGCTCCTCCAGAG AGCACGGGGTGAGCGCGTCCTACTCCATCGGCCGGATGCTGAGCGGGGTGAGGTCGGCGGCGCGGAGGAAGCTGTTCAGGAGCGAGCCCGAGTGGATGGGCGTCAACTGGCCCGACTCCACCGGCCACCATTGGTGGACGACTCTCGAGAACAACTTCGTGCTGGAGGCCTCCGAGGACGAGTACAGCGGGGTCGTCGTCGACGCCGACAGGCTGCCGGCCGACGGGGCCGCCTTCGCCCGGTCGCTCGCGGCGTCCCTCTCCTACTGGCAGTCCGTG GGAAAGAAAGGGGTGTGGCTGAAACTGCCTGTGGATCGATCTGAGTTTGTTCCCATAGCAGTCAAG GAAGGATTCAAGTACCACCACGCGGAGGAGGCCTACTTGATGCTGACGTACTGGATCCCCGACGAGCCGTCTCTGCTCCCAGCGAACGCTTCTCATCAGGTCGGCGTCGGGGGCTTCGTGATCAATGATCAAATGGAG GTCCTAGTGGTGCAAGAGAAGTACCGCGGCTGGGCGTTGGATGGTGTCTGGAAACTCCCCACGGGGTTCATTCAGGAG TCAGAAGAAATATACACGGGAGCCATCAGAGAGGTCCAGGAAGAAACAGGG GTTGACACTGAATTCGTGGATGTGGTTGCCTTCAG GCACGCGCACAACGTGGCGTTTCAGAAGTCGGACCTGTTCTTCATCTGCATGCTGAGGCCTCTGTCGAGCGCGATCAAGATCGACGAAACGGAGATTCAGGCAGCAAAG TGGATGCCGCTGGAGGAGTTCGTGAAGCAGCCCTTCATCCAGGAGGACCACATGTTCCAGAAGATCATGGACATCTGCATCCAGCGGCTGAGGAAGTGCTACTGCGGCCTCACGGCGCACAACGTCGTCTCCAAGTTCGACGGCCGGCAGTCCACCCTCTACTACAACGTGGGCGAGCCCGAGGATGTCAACTGCGACGCTGCCTGA
- the LOC119356166 gene encoding nudix hydrolase 8-like isoform X2, translating to MESCSLVDTAGAAALCSTPGGRRRGRAGSAARFFNCPGSSREHGVSASYSIGRMLSGVRSAARRKLFRSEPEWMGVNWPDSTGHHWWTTLENNFVLEASEDEYSGVVVDADRLPADGAAFARSLAASLSYWQSVGKKGVWLKLPVDRSEFVPIAVKEGFKYHHAEEAYLMLTYWIPDEPSLLPANASHQVGVGGFVINDQMEVLVVQEKYRGWALDGVWKLPTGFIQESEEIYTGAIREVQEETGVDTEFVDVVAFRHAHNVAFQKSDLFFICMLRPLSSAIKIDETEIQAAKVRHHHLQNYT from the exons ATGGAGAGCTGCAGCTTGGTCGACACGGCCGGCGCCGCCGCTCTCTGCTCCACGCCGGGCGGGCGCCGCCGCGGCCGCGCCGGCAGCGCCGCGAGGTTCTTCAACTGCCCCGGCTCCTCCAGAG AGCACGGGGTGAGCGCGTCCTACTCCATCGGCCGGATGCTGAGCGGGGTGAGGTCGGCGGCGCGGAGGAAGCTGTTCAGGAGCGAGCCCGAGTGGATGGGCGTCAACTGGCCCGACTCCACCGGCCACCATTGGTGGACGACTCTCGAGAACAACTTCGTGCTGGAGGCCTCCGAGGACGAGTACAGCGGGGTCGTCGTCGACGCCGACAGGCTGCCGGCCGACGGGGCCGCCTTCGCCCGGTCGCTCGCGGCGTCCCTCTCCTACTGGCAGTCCGTG GGAAAGAAAGGGGTGTGGCTGAAACTGCCTGTGGATCGATCTGAGTTTGTTCCCATAGCAGTCAAG GAAGGATTCAAGTACCACCACGCGGAGGAGGCCTACTTGATGCTGACGTACTGGATCCCCGACGAGCCGTCTCTGCTCCCAGCGAACGCTTCTCATCAGGTCGGCGTCGGGGGCTTCGTGATCAATGATCAAATGGAG GTCCTAGTGGTGCAAGAGAAGTACCGCGGCTGGGCGTTGGATGGTGTCTGGAAACTCCCCACGGGGTTCATTCAGGAG TCAGAAGAAATATACACGGGAGCCATCAGAGAGGTCCAGGAAGAAACAGGG GTTGACACTGAATTCGTGGATGTGGTTGCCTTCAG GCACGCGCACAACGTGGCGTTTCAGAAGTCGGACCTGTTCTTCATCTGCATGCTGAGGCCTCTGTCGAGCGCGATCAAGATCGACGAAACGGAGATTCAGGCAGCAAAGGTACGTCATCACCATCttcaaaac tacacctgA